AACTCTGCAGCCTGTAGAATATTACTGCAAGCTTCCAAGTGATATTGAAAACAGAATAGTCATAATAACTGAACCTATGCTGTCAACAGGAGGCTCAATGAACGGTGCAATATCTCTTTTAAAACAAAAGGGTGCGAAAAGAATTAAATCAATCCACCTTGTGTGCGCCCCTGAAGGTTTGAAAAAGGTTACTGATGCTCATCCTGAAGTTGAAATATATACTGCTTCAATAGACGAAAAATTTAATGACATCGGATACATAGTTCCAGGACTTGGAGATGCGGGAGACAGATTATTCGGAACAAAATAAGGATAATCAATTATAACATAGGCGTGAGCTATCACGTCTTTTTTTTGAGGATAATATGAAAAATATATATAACAGAAATAAAAAATTTATTGCAGCCTTAGTAGTAATTGCACTTCCTGTCATAATTCAGAATGTCATAAGTATCGGTTTGAACATGATTGACACTGTAATGGTAAGTAAGCTTGGGAATGATGCAATCTCGGCAGTTGGGCTGGCAAACAGGATTTACTTTATTTTCACAACAATTTGCTTCGGAATATTCAGCGGTGCATCAATTTTTATTGCTCAGTACTGGGGAGCCGAAGATACGCAAAGTATTAAAAAAGTTTTTGGAATAGATTTGGCAATCGGTACAGTTTTATCACTATTTTTTTCTTTAGCAGTCTTTTTTTTCAGAGAACCAATAATGAAAATATTTATAGATGAAATTTCCGTCATTCAACCTGGAAGCAGATATTTACGAATTATATCATTTTCTTATTTTTTTACAGCTATCTCATTTGCTTTCAGCTTTAATTCCAGAGCCATACACAGACTTAAGCTTCCAACTATAATAAATGCTGTAGCACTTGTAATAAATACATTTTTAAACTGGGTATTAATTACAGGCAACCTTGGTTTTAAGGCACTTGGCGTAGAAGGCGCAGCAGTAGCTACATTAACAGCCAGAATTTTCGAATTTTTTGCTCTTATATTGTTAATATACAAAGATAAAACTCATCCTTTAGCAGGGACTTTTACTGAATTTACATCTTGGAACAGAATAATGCTGAAAAAAATTCTTAAAACATCACTGCCTGTTATAATGTCTGAAACTGCTTGGTCTGTAGGTACCTCAGTTTACTTTATAGCCTACGGTTATATGGGATCATCCGCAATTGCGGTTGTTCAAATTGCATTTAACATATCTGATTTCTTTCAGACATTATTTTTTGGAATAGGAAATGCTAGTGCTGTAATGATTGGAAATGAAATAGGTAAAAATGACATTGATAATGCTATGGAATACAGCAATAAATTCGTAAAAATAACTGTTTTTCTCAGCGTTGCTCTTGCTGTAGCTCTGTTCTTCTCCAGGAACGCACTTACAAGTTTTTTCAATTTAGATCCTTTTACCAGTGAAAGCCTGAGTCGAACTCTTATAGTTTACTCGTTATATTTTACACCAAAAATGTTTTCTTATATGTTTATATGTGGAATACTTAGAGCAGGAGGAGATACAAAATTCTGTATGTTTGTTGATATTATATCTGTATGGGTGATAGGAGTCCCTCTGTCGTTTTTCTCTGTATTAGTATTGAAATTGCCCATACATTTGGTTATTGCCGTCGTATTCAGCGAGGAGCTTATTAAATCTATCGCTGTAATCAAAAGATATAAAAGCCAAAATTGGATAAATAACTTGATTATTGAGTAACTGCAGTAAATGTATTTCTATTTTTATTAACCAGGAGGCCTCATGAGACACATATTTATAATAAACCCTGCCGCAGGAAACGGAAGGTATCAAAATGATTTAGCCGACTTAATAAATTCTGAATTACTGGATAAAGATATTGAATATGAAATCTATTTAAGCAGGTTTAAAGGGGATATTCACAGCTACCTGCTTAAGAAATGCAATGATAAAATTGAAAGTGTAATCTACGCCTGCGGAGGTGACGGCACCCTGCATGAAGTAATAAATGCAACACATAACGTCCCTCATGTGAGTATCGGAGTAATCCCGCGCGGCTCAGGTAATGATTTTATCAAGAACTTCAGTAAAGGCACACATTTTAACGATATTAATTTTCAAATCCATGGAAGCAGCGTAAATCTGGACCTTATAAAAGTTAATAATAAATATGCTGCATCTGTATGTACTGTAGGCCTTGATGCAGATGCAGCATTCCAAATGCACAAATTTAAAAAGATTCCATTCATAAATGGTTCAACAAGATACTATTTAGCCGTAATATATTGTCTGATAAACAAACTAGGCAATCACCTTGAAATTTCAGTTGACGGAAGCGGTGCCACCAACAGCTCCTACCTTTTAACAGTAATGGCAAACGGACAATTCTACGGCGGAGGATATAAATGTGCCCCTCTTGCTATTTTGAATGATGGGTTAATGGATTTATGTCTGGTCAAAAACATTTCAAGATTTAAAATACTAAATTTAATGAACAGCTATAAAGCCGGAACACACTTAGAAAATCCTAAGCTTAGTAAATGGATTAGTTATAAAAAATGCAAAAAAATAAAAATTAAAAGTTCCAAGCCATTAAACGTATGTGTTGACGGAGAAATATATTTGCATAATGAAGTCGCGCTTGAAATAGAAAAAGATGCATTCAAATTCTGGATGCCAAAAGAAGTGCAAATTATAGGCAGTAAAAAGACTGCTAAAAACAAATAATGAGGCGAAATGCCTCATTATTTGTTTTTACTGAAACGGTTACCCGTCTTTTTTAATTGATTGATAATCTATCCACTAAATTAGTATTTTTCATAATTGAATTTACAACAGCTGTTCCTGCTAATGTCACAACAGCAAATTCCCCTATGGCTACATAAATAGCGTTAATAACAAACGGTGTCTGAAACAAATATGTCAGTTCAAATCCTACAAGCACCGCATTTGAAATTACCGGACCAAGACTTGCAACTATCAATGATCTTTTGTTGTATCCCAAAGTCTTCCTCACTGTTACTATAAACACAATAGCAATGAAAGTTGCAAACGAGCCTACAACAATATCAATTACTCCCAAAGGGCTTGCTATATTGGCCAGAACACATCCCAGGACTAGTCCAAGACCATATTTAGGCTCTATGAATGCAAACAACACCAAAACCTCTGCTATTCTGAACTGTAATTGCTCATAGCTCATCCATGCAAATGCATAGGTTAATGCCACATATGCCGCTGCTATCAGGGCAGTGCGTGTAATAAATTGTACATTATTTTTTTCCATAAAAAAACTCCTTTCGAATACTTCTCGGAGTCACTAAAAAAATCTTGATTTTTAAAGTGGGTGCCAAGAAAACACTTGAAATCCTTAATAATATTATCAGAATTTCTATATTTGTTTGAAAAGGGACGGATTCCCGTCCCAATAAAATTATCTCTTGCTGAACTGTGAAGCCCTTCTTGCTTTTTTCAAACCGTATTTCTTTCTTTCCTTCATTCTTGAATCTCTTGTCAAGAATCCGGCTTTCTTTAAAATCGGTCTTAATTCATTGTCCACTTCAAGCAAAGCTCTTGAAATACCATGTCTGATTGCTCCTGCTTGACCTGTGTATCCGCCGCCTTTAACATTTACTAATACATCATACTGACCCATTGTATCTGTAATCATCATCGGTTCTCTTACTAAAACTCTTAATGTTTCATACTTGATATAATCATCTAATTCTCTTTTATTAATAACAATTTTTCCCGTTCCCGGTACTAATCTTACTCTAGCTATAGCTTTTTTTCTTCTGCCTGTTCCTCTGTATTGTGCATCCATCTATTTGTCCTCCTCCCTTAAAACTCGTATACTTGCGGTTGCTGAGCTTGATGATTGTGTTCAGGACCTGCGTATACTTTTAGTTTCTTTAACATTTTTCTTCCAAGGCTGTTTTTTGGAAGCATTCCTTTTACTGCCAGATAAACCGGTTGCTCAGGTTTAGTCTTAAACAAAGTTCTGTAAGGTGTTTCCTTTAATCCGCCTGGATAAAGAGAGTGGTGTCTATATAGTTTTTGGTCTAATTTTTTACCAGTTAAAACAACTTTATCAGCGTTAACAACTATAACAAAATCTCCTGTATCAACGTGTGGTGTGTAAATTGCTTTGTGTTTACCTCTTAAAATTTTTGCAATTTCTGTTGCAAGTCTACCTAAAGTCTTACCTTCGGCATCGATAACATACCATGCCCTGCTAACTTCATTAGGTTTAGCCAAGAAGCTTTTCATCATGTTTCCTCCTGTATTTCTACTATTAAACTATTATTATAATGCAATATATCGAAAAAACCTAACTCCGGGGCATTGGAACAACGGTTTTTCTCTAATCTTATCATACCTAAAACATTCTATATTAAATTAATTTTTATGTCAAGTAGTTTTTGTAATTTATAAGTTTTTTTGCTGCCTGTAATTAACATTCAGCAAAAATAATCCTTGCGGCTCAGCAGTCTTCCCCAGCAATTTTCTATCTTTTTCTTCCAAAGCTCTTTCTATGCAGTCAACATTTTTAATTCCCTTTCCGATATCTATCAATGAGCCTGCTATTATTCTTACCATATTATATAAAAACCCGCTTCCGTTTATATATAATTTTATTAGCTTATCCTCTTTGACAAGCTTAGCTTCATATACCGTCCTGACAGTAGTTTTCACGTCTGAATTCGATGCCATAAACCCTCTGAAATCGTGGGTTCCTATTAAAGATCCAGAGGCTCTTTCCATAATTTCAAAATCAAGAGTAGCCGGAACAAAGCAGGAGTATCTGCTGTAAAAAGGGCTCCATACTCTATCATTGTATATTTGGTACATATAAGTCTTGTCATGGGCATCAAATCTTGAATTAAAGTCTAAAGGAACATCCACCGAATCAATAATTCTAATATCCGTAGGCAGGTTTGCATTTAGAGCAATCTTTATCTTGTTTTCTGGGATCTTTGTATCTGCAGTAAAGTTTGCTACCTGATCAAATGCATGTACGCCGCTGTCGGTCCTTCCTGAGCCTGTTAAATTGACTTTTTGCTTCATTACAATACTAATAGCCTTCTCTATGGTTTCTTGGATTGTAGGCCCATTTAATTGGGTCTGCCAGCCGTGATAATTTGTACCATCATATGCAATGTTTAGCTTAATATTTCTTACCATATTTTTATTACTATTATCGCTGCAAAATATATAATAAATACGCCTGATGCAACGTAATCACCTTTTGTTATTTTTAGCTGTCTCATTCTTGTTCTATTTTCTCCGCCTCTGTAGCATCTTGCTTCCATAGCCATAGCAAGTTCATCTGCTCTTCTGAACGCACTTATA
Above is a window of Sedimentibacter sp. MB35-C1 DNA encoding:
- a CDS encoding diacylglycerol kinase family protein, which gives rise to MRHIFIINPAAGNGRYQNDLADLINSELLDKDIEYEIYLSRFKGDIHSYLLKKCNDKIESVIYACGGDGTLHEVINATHNVPHVSIGVIPRGSGNDFIKNFSKGTHFNDINFQIHGSSVNLDLIKVNNKYAASVCTVGLDADAAFQMHKFKKIPFINGSTRYYLAVIYCLINKLGNHLEISVDGSGATNSSYLLTVMANGQFYGGGYKCAPLAILNDGLMDLCLVKNISRFKILNLMNSYKAGTHLENPKLSKWISYKKCKKIKIKSSKPLNVCVDGEIYLHNEVALEIEKDAFKFWMPKEVQIIGSKKTAKNK
- the rplM gene encoding 50S ribosomal protein L13; translated protein: MKSFLAKPNEVSRAWYVIDAEGKTLGRLATEIAKILRGKHKAIYTPHVDTGDFVIVVNADKVVLTGKKLDQKLYRHHSLYPGGLKETPYRTLFKTKPEQPVYLAVKGMLPKNSLGRKMLKKLKVYAGPEHNHQAQQPQVYEF
- a CDS encoding QueT transporter family protein; the encoded protein is MEKNNVQFITRTALIAAAYVALTYAFAWMSYEQLQFRIAEVLVLFAFIEPKYGLGLVLGCVLANIASPLGVIDIVVGSFATFIAIVFIVTVRKTLGYNKRSLIVASLGPVISNAVLVGFELTYLFQTPFVINAIYVAIGEFAVVTLAGTAVVNSIMKNTNLVDRLSIN
- the rpsI gene encoding 30S ribosomal protein S9 → MDAQYRGTGRRKKAIARVRLVPGTGKIVINKRELDDYIKYETLRVLVREPMMITDTMGQYDVLVNVKGGGYTGQAGAIRHGISRALLEVDNELRPILKKAGFLTRDSRMKERKKYGLKKARRASQFSKR
- a CDS encoding MATE family efflux transporter; the protein is MKNIYNRNKKFIAALVVIALPVIIQNVISIGLNMIDTVMVSKLGNDAISAVGLANRIYFIFTTICFGIFSGASIFIAQYWGAEDTQSIKKVFGIDLAIGTVLSLFFSLAVFFFREPIMKIFIDEISVIQPGSRYLRIISFSYFFTAISFAFSFNSRAIHRLKLPTIINAVALVINTFLNWVLITGNLGFKALGVEGAAVATLTARIFEFFALILLIYKDKTHPLAGTFTEFTSWNRIMLKKILKTSLPVIMSETAWSVGTSVYFIAYGYMGSSAIAVVQIAFNISDFFQTLFFGIGNASAVMIGNEIGKNDIDNAMEYSNKFVKITVFLSVALAVALFFSRNALTSFFNLDPFTSESLSRTLIVYSLYFTPKMFSYMFICGILRAGGDTKFCMFVDIISVWVIGVPLSFFSVLVLKLPIHLVIAVVFSEELIKSIAVIKRYKSQNWINNLIIE
- the truA gene encoding tRNA pseudouridine(38-40) synthase TruA, whose translation is MVRNIKLNIAYDGTNYHGWQTQLNGPTIQETIEKAISIVMKQKVNLTGSGRTDSGVHAFDQVANFTADTKIPENKIKIALNANLPTDIRIIDSVDVPLDFNSRFDAHDKTYMYQIYNDRVWSPFYSRYSCFVPATLDFEIMERASGSLIGTHDFRGFMASNSDVKTTVRTVYEAKLVKEDKLIKLYINGSGFLYNMVRIIAGSLIDIGKGIKNVDCIERALEEKDRKLLGKTAEPQGLFLLNVNYRQQKNL